The following proteins are encoded in a genomic region of Candidatus Methylospira mobilis:
- a CDS encoding adenosylmethionine--8-amino-7-oxononanoate transaminase has translation MADQNQAYVDRDLSVLWHPCTQMKDHEQVPMIPIRHGHGVWLEDYAGRRYLDAISSWWVNLFGHSNPVINAALHEQLERLEHVILAGFTHEPAISLAERLLSLTPTGLARCFYADNGSSAIEVALKMSYHYWKNRGDTQKTRFITLTNSYHGETLGALALGDVAIYKQTYAPLLMDVISVPSPDCYYRDEGESWRDHTIKRFADMEAALTRHAGEICAVIIEPLVQCAGSMRMYDPIYLKLLRVACDRHHVHLIADEIAVGFGRTGTLFACEQADITPDMLCLSKGLTGGYLPLSAVLTREEIYQGFYDEYTTGKAFLHSHSYTGNALACTAALATLDIFEKQPVLERNRELAAYMGSAAARMAGHPHVAEIRQTGMILALEIVQDKRRRTAYPWQQRRGLRVYRHALENGMLLRPLGDVVYFMPPYVINSEEIDLMVDVAEQGIDLATMD, from the coding sequence ATGGCTGATCAAAATCAGGCCTACGTCGACCGGGATCTCTCGGTGCTCTGGCACCCCTGCACCCAGATGAAGGATCACGAACAAGTGCCGATGATCCCGATACGGCACGGCCACGGCGTCTGGCTCGAAGATTATGCGGGCCGCCGTTATCTGGACGCCATCAGCTCCTGGTGGGTCAATTTGTTCGGTCACTCCAACCCCGTCATCAACGCCGCGCTGCATGAGCAGCTGGAACGACTGGAACACGTCATTCTGGCCGGCTTTACCCACGAACCGGCCATAAGCCTCGCAGAACGCCTGCTTAGTCTGACTCCAACCGGACTTGCACGCTGTTTCTACGCCGATAATGGTTCCTCGGCGATAGAGGTAGCGCTGAAAATGAGCTATCACTATTGGAAAAATCGCGGCGACACGCAAAAAACGCGTTTTATCACGCTGACCAACAGTTATCATGGTGAAACACTGGGCGCACTGGCGCTGGGCGATGTGGCTATATACAAGCAGACCTATGCGCCGTTGCTGATGGATGTGATATCGGTTCCATCCCCGGATTGTTATTATCGTGATGAGGGGGAATCCTGGCGCGACCACACGATCAAAAGGTTTGCCGACATGGAAGCCGCATTGACGCGCCATGCGGGAGAAATATGCGCGGTAATAATCGAACCGCTGGTGCAGTGCGCCGGATCCATGCGCATGTACGATCCGATTTATCTGAAACTGCTGCGTGTAGCCTGCGATCGCCATCATGTGCATCTGATAGCGGATGAAATAGCGGTGGGATTCGGACGCACCGGCACCCTGTTTGCGTGCGAGCAGGCAGATATCACCCCGGATATGCTGTGTCTTTCCAAGGGCTTGACTGGCGGTTATCTGCCGTTATCCGCCGTATTGACGCGCGAGGAAATTTACCAGGGTTTCTACGACGAATACACGACAGGCAAGGCGTTTCTGCACTCGCATAGCTACACCGGCAATGCGCTTGCCTGTACCGCCGCCCTGGCGACGCTCGACATCTTCGAAAAACAGCCTGTGCTTGAGCGCAACCGCGAACTGGCAGCTTATATGGGCTCAGCGGCGGCGCGCATGGCCGGACATCCGCATGTGGCCGAGATTCGCCAAACCGGCATGATATTAGCTTTGGAAATAGTGCAGGATAAACGACGCAGAACCGCTTATCCGTGGCAGCAGCGGCGTGGATTGCGCGTTTATAGACACGCACTCGAAAATGGCATGCTGTTGCGCCCGTTGGGCGATGTGGTTTACTTCATGCCGCCCTATGTGATTAACAGTGAAGAAATCGATTTGATGGTTGATGTAGCAGAGCAAGGCATCGATCTGGCGACTATGGATTAA
- a CDS encoding 16S rRNA (uracil(1498)-N(3))-methyltransferase — protein MRISRFYLPVKLTAGSTLTPDQESAHYMHTVLRLQKGAQLSVFNGDGEEYTATVLDATGARFAIQLGAVPTSVDRESGLHTHLGLGISRGERMDLAIQKAVELGANIITPLFTERCVVQLNAARKQQRWQHWFKVIQSACEQCGRNRIPELRQPQELAEWIPGQQGLRLLLDPLNGKRLTELSPAAGLVILSGPEGGFSDKERTFALQAGFTGLRLGPRILRTETAALAALAAVQTLWGDLG, from the coding sequence ATGCGCATCTCACGATTTTACCTGCCGGTCAAGCTGACTGCCGGTTCGACGCTGACGCCGGATCAGGAGAGCGCGCACTATATGCACACGGTACTGCGTCTGCAAAAAGGCGCTCAGTTAAGCGTTTTCAATGGCGACGGGGAGGAATACACGGCAACCGTACTTGACGCAACCGGCGCTCGGTTCGCCATCCAATTGGGCGCAGTACCTACTTCGGTGGATCGAGAATCCGGTTTACATACACACTTGGGGCTGGGTATTTCGCGTGGCGAACGCATGGATCTGGCGATACAAAAAGCCGTGGAACTGGGCGCCAATATCATTACGCCATTGTTTACCGAACGCTGCGTGGTGCAACTCAACGCGGCGCGCAAGCAGCAGCGCTGGCAGCATTGGTTTAAAGTAATTCAAAGCGCCTGCGAACAATGTGGAAGAAATCGTATTCCTGAGCTGCGGCAGCCGCAAGAACTAGCCGAATGGATTCCAGGGCAGCAAGGCCTGCGCCTGTTACTGGATCCACTTAATGGAAAACGGCTGACAGAACTGTCTCCGGCAGCCGGCTTGGTCATATTATCGGGGCCGGAAGGCGGGTTTAGCGATAAAGAAAGAACGTTTGCATTACAGGCGGGATTCACCGGCTTGCGTCTGGGACCGCGCATACTCAGGACAGAAACCGCGGCGCTGGCGGCATTGGCGGCAGTACAAACCTTGTGGGGGGATTTGGGTTAG